A single window of Paenibacillus sp. SYP-B4298 DNA harbors:
- a CDS encoding post-transcriptional regulator, translated as MTDEDWDDWIKPLCESKAEEFHLVGYEHVTAIEIWECVRSKYHKQGTPALHQIVNDILSLKVTKFMNFMTLSALRGTHF; from the coding sequence TTGACAGACGAGGATTGGGACGACTGGATCAAGCCGCTGTGCGAGAGCAAGGCGGAGGAGTTTCATCTGGTCGGCTACGAGCACGTGACGGCAATAGAGATTTGGGAGTGTGTCAGGAGCAAGTATCATAAGCAAGGAACGCCCGCGCTGCATCAGATCGTTAACGATATTTTGTCGCTCAAGGTCACCAAGTTTATGAATTTCATGACACTTAGCGCTTTGCGTGGAACCCACTTCTGA